A single genomic interval of Gavia stellata isolate bGavSte3 chromosome 19, bGavSte3.hap2, whole genome shotgun sequence harbors:
- the SPP1 gene encoding osteopontin isoform X2, translated as MKVAVLCLCLISITAAWPVSKSKQHAISASSEEKYTLYSSEENVDVPVQPHFPDVSSKSHEDVDDDDDDNDSNDTDESDEVATSFPTDIPVTVPFPPFPFTRGDNAGRGDSVAYRVRAKVSVVKSNKLHKAAKELIEYDATEEDESALDADSQQAGLSREDSAVRRSLGKHAISGEWADKSHGQDSSELDSKQRDRSMENDSRQKFDSREVEGDDSKAGVRGDSHQRVESRESQVHVSAEIPDDHSNQTLESAEDAQDRHSIENNEVTL; from the exons ATGAAGGTGGCAGTTCTGTGTTTATGCCTTATCAGTATCACCGCTGCATGGCCA GTGAGTAAATCCAAGCAGCATGCCATTTCTGCCAGCTCcgaagaaaaatat aCTCTTTACTCTTCAGAAGAAAACGTGGATGTCCCAGTACAACCG CACTTTCCTGATGTGTCAAGCAAGAGCCATGAAGATGTGGATGACGACGACGATGATAATGATTCCAATGACACGGATGAATCCGATGAGGTTGCAACGAGTTTTCCCACAGACATTCCAGTAACTGTacccttccctcctttccctttcacCCGGGGAGACAATGCCGGCAGAGGCGACAGCGTGGCCTACAGGGTGAGGGCAAAAGTCTCAGTGGTGAAGTCTAACAAACTCCACAAAGCTGCAAAAGAG CTCATTGAATATGATGCCACCGAGGAGGATGAAAGCGCCCTGGATGCAGACAGCCAGCAAGCAGGGCTCTCCCGGGAGGATTCTGCTGTCCGCCGCTCCCTGGGGAAGCATGCCATCAGCGGGGAATGGGCTGACAAGAGCCACGGGCAGGACAGCAGCGAGCTGGACAGCAAGCAGCGTGACCGGAGCATGGAAAACGACAGCCGGCAGAAATTCGATAGCCGTGAGGTGGAAGGAGATGACAGCAAGGCTGGTGTCAGAGGGGATAGCCACCAGCGCGTGGAAAGCAGGGAGAGCCAGGTCCACGTTTCGGCCGAGATCCCTGACGATCACAGCAACCAAACGCTGGAGAGTGCCGAGGATGCTCAAGATCGTCACAGCATCGAAAATAACGAAGTCACCCTTTAA
- the SPP1 gene encoding osteopontin isoform X1: MKVAVLCLCLISITAAWPVSKSKQHAISASSEEKYDPRGHHSRRYHHHHHHVNSQSWESLQHPQNDLASPQQTLYSSEENVDVPVQPHFPDVSSKSHEDVDDDDDDNDSNDTDESDEVATSFPTDIPVTVPFPPFPFTRGDNAGRGDSVAYRVRAKVSVVKSNKLHKAAKELIEYDATEEDESALDADSQQAGLSREDSAVRRSLGKHAISGEWADKSHGQDSSELDSKQRDRSMENDSRQKFDSREVEGDDSKAGVRGDSHQRVESRESQVHVSAEIPDDHSNQTLESAEDAQDRHSIENNEVTL, from the exons ATGAAGGTGGCAGTTCTGTGTTTATGCCTTATCAGTATCACCGCTGCATGGCCA GTGAGTAAATCCAAGCAGCATGCCATTTCTGCCAGCTCcgaagaaaaatat GACCCCAGGGGCCATCACTCACGCAgataccaccaccaccaccaccacgtGAATTCTCAGTCTTGGGAAAGTCTGCAGCACCCGCAGAATGACCTGGCATCACCTCAGCAG aCTCTTTACTCTTCAGAAGAAAACGTGGATGTCCCAGTACAACCG CACTTTCCTGATGTGTCAAGCAAGAGCCATGAAGATGTGGATGACGACGACGATGATAATGATTCCAATGACACGGATGAATCCGATGAGGTTGCAACGAGTTTTCCCACAGACATTCCAGTAACTGTacccttccctcctttccctttcacCCGGGGAGACAATGCCGGCAGAGGCGACAGCGTGGCCTACAGGGTGAGGGCAAAAGTCTCAGTGGTGAAGTCTAACAAACTCCACAAAGCTGCAAAAGAG CTCATTGAATATGATGCCACCGAGGAGGATGAAAGCGCCCTGGATGCAGACAGCCAGCAAGCAGGGCTCTCCCGGGAGGATTCTGCTGTCCGCCGCTCCCTGGGGAAGCATGCCATCAGCGGGGAATGGGCTGACAAGAGCCACGGGCAGGACAGCAGCGAGCTGGACAGCAAGCAGCGTGACCGGAGCATGGAAAACGACAGCCGGCAGAAATTCGATAGCCGTGAGGTGGAAGGAGATGACAGCAAGGCTGGTGTCAGAGGGGATAGCCACCAGCGCGTGGAAAGCAGGGAGAGCCAGGTCCACGTTTCGGCCGAGATCCCTGACGATCACAGCAACCAAACGCTGGAGAGTGCCGAGGATGCTCAAGATCGTCACAGCATCGAAAATAACGAAGTCACCCTTTAA